Sequence from the Malaciobacter pacificus genome:
GCAGATTTATTATTAAGCCCTGAGATGAAATCTACTGGTGAAGTAATGGGTATTTCTGATAACTTTGGTATGGCTTTTGCTAAGTCTCAAAGTGCAGCTAAAAATAACTTACCAAAAGATGGAAAAGTATTTATATCTTTATGTGATTTAGATAAAGGTTTTGCAGCAAGTATTGCTCAAGGATTAACTGATAATGGATTTAGTGTTGTTGCTACTGGTGGAACTCATAAAGCTATTAGTGAAGCTGGAATTGAGTGTGAAAAAGTACTAAAAGTAAGTGAAGGTAGACCAAATATTACTGACTTATTAACAAACGGTGATATCTCTATGGCTATTAATACAAGTGAAGCTAAAGAAACATCTAAAGACGATGGTAAAGAGATTAGAAGAACAGTATTAAAAGAGAATGTACCTTACTTTACAACTGTAGCAGCTGCACAAGCAGCAGTTGAAGCTATCAAAGTATTAAAAACTGAAGATGTTTCTACACCTAAATCTATTCAAGAATTCTTAAACGACTAAAATGGATTCAAAGCTAGTTTATCTAGTACAAACTGACACAACTGTGGGTTTTTCATCATCTGATGATGAAAAGCTCTCAAAGTTGAAAGAAAGACCTCCTACTCAAAAAATTCTTCAAACAGTTGATTCTTTTAAAACATTAAAACAAAATACTAGGGTTCCAAAAAAATATAGAAAAAGAATTAGAAATTCTAAAAGAACTACATATATTTATCCAAATAAAATGTCATTCAGAGTAATTTCTACAGATTCAGATTTTTATGATTTTATACATAAGTTTAATATTTTATTTTCAACTTCTGCAAATAGAACAGGTAAAATGTATCAAAAAGAGTTTGCTAATGAAAGATCTGAAGTTATAGTTGAAGATAAAAATAATTTTTTTGAAACTACAGCATCAAAAATTATTAAAGTCTCTAAAAATACTATTTTTAGGATTAGATAAATTAATTCACATAGTTTTTATAAACAAGTGCTAATGCTAATCTATCTTTAACTTTTAGTTTTTTAAATAATGAACTTATATGTTTTTTTACAGTTACTTCCGCTATATCAAGGGTATTTGCAATTTTACTATTTGTAAGACCTTGTGCAACTAATTCTAAAACTTCAAGCTCTTTAACCTTTAATTCATTAAAAAGTGTGTTTTTCTTTGTGTCGTTTATAGGAATAGAATTTATTAAAAACTGCATCAATTCTGGGTAAACCCAAGTATTTCCATCATTTACTGTATCAATAAC
This genomic interval carries:
- a CDS encoding Sua5 YciO YrdC YwlC family protein, which gives rise to MDSKLVYLVQTDTTVGFSSSDDEKLSKLKERPPTQKILQTVDSFKTLKQNTRVPKKYRKRIRNSKRTTYIYPNKMSFRVISTDSDFYDFIHKFNILFSTSANRTGKMYQKEFANERSEVIVEDKNNFFETTASKIIKVSKNTIFRIR